A stretch of Aedes aegypti strain LVP_AGWG chromosome 2, AaegL5.0 Primary Assembly, whole genome shotgun sequence DNA encodes these proteins:
- the LOC5570256 gene encoding solute carrier family 25 member 35, whose amino-acid sequence MEFILGGFSSCSAVLFTFPFDVLKTRQQLEHELLSKNSTHQSAYRGLRQSIVSVIKSDGVFGLYKGLPAGILYQFSMNSVRLGTYQTVDNLGWTRSENAVLTPFLAVFWGGVAGIVGATASCPVAVVKTQLQAFSSGKYTAKFQHQHDGMIDAFRNMYREAGIRGLYRGYTAHLTRVSLGSSVQMTSFAMSKDFFAQYEMFQQSVVLNALAASSVAGFFMCVLMSPVDVVTTRMTNQGVSSSGKGLLYKNIFDCFVKIYRSEGIHGMYKGIAPLYMRVVPHTVLNLTFWEFFKNLHDQYSNN is encoded by the exons ATGGAGTTCATCCTGGGAGGCTTCTCGTCCTGCAGTGCAGTCCTGTTCACATTTCCCTTCGACGTGCTGAAGACTCGTCAACAGCTGGAGCATGAATTGTTGTCTAAGAATAGCACACACCAAAGCGCATACCGTGGCCTGCGACAGTCGATCGTGTCGGTGATCAAATCCGATGGTGTGTTTGGCTTGTACAAGGGTCTACCAGCCGGAATTTTGTATCAGTTTTCGATGAACAGCGTTCGTTTGGGCACCTATCAGACGGTGGACAATCTCGGATGGACTCGTAGCGAGAATGCCGTGCTAACCCCGTTCCTAGCTGTGTTTTGGGGAGGTGTCGCTGGAATAGTAGGTGCGACGGCATCTTGTCCTGTTGCTGTCGTGAAGACACAATTGCAAGCATTCAGTAGTGGAAAATATACGGCCAAGTTTCAACATCAACATGATGGAATGATCGATGCATTTCGAAATATGTACCGCGAGGCAGGAATCAGAGGATTGTACAGAGGCTACACTGCTCACCTAACGCGGGTATCCTTGGGATCATCCGTTCAGATGACGTCGTTTGCCATGAGCAAGGATTTCTTCGCACAGTATGAGATGTTCCAGCAGTCGGTTGTACTGAATGCCTTAGCTGCCAGTTCGGTTGCCGGATTCTTCATGTGTGTTCTGATGTCTCCAGTTGATGTCGTCACCACCAGGATGACCAACCAAG GCGTTTCGTCTTCCGGAAAAGGGTTGTTGTACAAAAACatctttgattgttttgtgaaaATCTACCGATCGGAAGGCATTCATGGGATGTACAAGGGCATTGCTCCGCTGTATATGCGAGTGGTTCCACATACGGTGCTCAACCTGACATTTTGggagttcttcaaaaatttgcatGATCAATATTCCAACAATTAA
- the LOC5570257 gene encoding solute carrier family 25 member 35 — protein sequence MEFALGGLSSCCAVLFTNPFDVLKTRQQLEGELLAKSSVKQHAYRGLWQSIVTVVKSDGLRGLQKGLPAAALYQLSMNSVRLGTYQTVDNLGWTRSENALLTPFLSVFWGGCAGMISATVSCPVYVIKTQMQAVSCGSYTAKFQHRHSGVVDAFRTMYREAGIRGLYRGYTANLARVAMGSSTQMASFAACKDFFTQYEIFRESVVLTAIASSSVAGFFTSVLMSPCDVVTTRMTNQGVSSTGKGLLYKNIFDCFVKIYRAEGIHGMYKGFIPLYVRVAPHTVLNLTFWEFFKKLHDQYTKNDSEKFL from the exons ATGGAGTTCGCGCTGGGAGGTCTCTCGTCCTGTTGCGCCGTCCTGTTCACCAATCCGTTCGATGTGCTGAAGACTCGTCAACAGTTGGAGGGTGAACTACTGGCGAAGAGCAGCGTTAAACAGCACGCTTATCGAGGCCTTTGGCAGTCGATCGTGACGGTTGTCAAGTCGGATGGATTGCGTGGATTGCAGAAGGGATTGCCGGCTGCAGCACTGTATCAGCTTTCGATGAATAGCGTTCGATTGGGCACTTATCAGACGGTAGATAATCTCGGTTGGACCCGCAGTGAGAATGCCCTGCTGACGCCATTCTTATCGGTGTTTTGGGGAGGTTGCGCTGGGATGATCAGCGCGACAGTCTCCTGCCCCGTTTACGTCATTAAGACGCAAATGCAAGCCGTGAGTTGTGGAAGTTATACGGCCAAGTTTCAACATAGACACAGTGGAGTTGTCGATGCATTCCGAACTATGTACCGTGAAGCTGGAATCAGAGGGCTGTACCGAGGCTACACAGCCAATTTGGCGAGAGTAGCTATGGGATCGTCCACTCAGATGGCGTCCTTTGCTGCTTGCAAGGATTTCTTCACCCAGTACGAGATATTTCGGGAGTCGGTGGTTTTGACGGCGATAGCCTCCAGTTCCGTTGCTGGATTCTTCACGTCTGTTCTCATGTCGCCATGTGATGTAGTTACTACTCGGATGACCAACCAAG GTGTTTCATCGACCGGGAAAGGTTTGCTGTACAAAAATATCTTCGATTGTTTCGTGAAGATCTACCGAGCGGAAGGCATCCACGGAATGTATAAGGGATTCATCCCACTATATGTACGAGTAGCTCCGCACACCGTTCTGAATCTGACGTTttgggaattcttcaaaaagttaCACGACCAGTACACGAAAAACGACAGcgagaaatttctatag